From the genome of Solidesulfovibrio carbinolicus, one region includes:
- a CDS encoding AAA family ATPase, whose translation MNYSWDEIYLLIQRADQLDAGGRLTIFEFLAQTLSLIPLRDGFPTPAEIEECGSLAKAAKKYKGPVEKGWERWCQEKRPFIRANCSTDRAGVACGPASGVLVLDVDDMGRFWEVLKFNSIEQTLPPTFAVKTGGRGDRYHYYFKYPTDGKKYSNRSKAGCFDVRGVGGQVICPGSLHPETTKPYLVATNENILDAPEWLLEYASRSREIFTEEEPESTSRKSFSNTTRADTSDIELSETISGEMDFFIANLPVSDDVKQKIMTQYVHGTRSEASWSVLLGLLNAKVDEKAIRHIYDHYPIGDKSRQKPEWFEREIERAKNLIAQNQIGVNMQSGFLSGANNSSLNEEYGFLNGLDVLNSPQNFEFIIDNFWPKNEPLLITGPGGSGKSVMTLQIAMDLVFPPQQGLLDRFQVMSSEHKVMFVQSENSLVGLKRRMEIIAKTYAIPPDVIRDKLLFFGKKGDVRSSGDINDDKLKHPLERIHGQTNFDILILDPLISFHDQDENSNDAMRRFLDKFFDFCDNLKVTPLMIHHHGKFRAEKGIGGGRGASAIGDWSANTWELEFVEERKDKDGNLKHVAHYLFTQKKARSYESNLKMMLQMKDLRFYPMGSSPAVGKTARMDGKMAIVVDALQALGGTASTQKQLKDTIIEIYKKKKPNDIPSEGTAGNDIKRAVKEGVIKEVTGPSGSKTYTF comes from the coding sequence ATGAACTACTCCTGGGATGAGATTTACCTACTGATCCAACGGGCCGATCAGCTTGACGCTGGTGGGCGGCTCACGATTTTTGAATTTCTGGCCCAGACGCTATCCCTTATCCCCCTACGCGATGGATTTCCAACCCCGGCAGAGATCGAGGAGTGCGGTTCGCTGGCCAAGGCAGCCAAGAAGTACAAGGGCCCGGTTGAGAAAGGGTGGGAACGGTGGTGCCAAGAGAAACGACCCTTTATTCGAGCAAATTGCAGCACCGACCGCGCGGGTGTCGCGTGTGGCCCAGCCAGTGGTGTGCTGGTCCTGGATGTTGATGATATGGGTAGATTCTGGGAAGTTCTAAAATTTAACAGTATCGAGCAAACGCTTCCTCCAACCTTTGCCGTTAAAACTGGCGGAAGAGGGGACCGGTATCATTACTATTTCAAATATCCGACTGATGGGAAGAAATACTCCAACCGATCTAAGGCTGGATGCTTTGACGTGAGAGGAGTTGGTGGGCAAGTGATCTGCCCTGGTTCTTTGCATCCTGAAACGACAAAGCCGTATCTGGTCGCAACAAATGAAAATATTTTGGACGCGCCCGAGTGGTTGCTGGAATACGCTTCAAGGTCAAGAGAAATTTTTACAGAAGAAGAACCCGAGAGTACTTCCAGAAAGAGTTTCTCGAATACAACACGGGCTGACACCTCGGATATAGAGCTTTCTGAAACAATAAGTGGTGAAATGGATTTTTTTATTGCTAACTTGCCTGTTTCTGATGATGTGAAACAAAAGATCATGACCCAGTATGTTCATGGCACTAGATCGGAAGCTTCCTGGTCTGTTCTGCTGGGTTTGCTAAATGCCAAAGTTGATGAAAAGGCTATACGTCATATTTATGATCACTATCCCATTGGCGATAAATCTAGACAAAAGCCAGAGTGGTTTGAACGGGAAATTGAGCGAGCAAAGAATTTGATTGCCCAAAATCAAATAGGGGTTAATATGCAATCCGGTTTTCTTTCTGGAGCTAACAATTCTTCTCTTAATGAAGAATATGGATTTTTAAATGGCCTTGATGTTTTGAATTCTCCTCAGAATTTCGAATTTATCATAGACAACTTCTGGCCAAAAAATGAGCCGCTACTGATCACTGGTCCTGGCGGGTCGGGAAAGTCGGTCATGACTTTGCAAATCGCCATGGACCTTGTCTTCCCGCCGCAGCAAGGTCTCCTTGATAGATTTCAGGTCATGTCCAGCGAACATAAGGTGATGTTTGTTCAGTCGGAGAATTCCCTAGTTGGACTTAAACGGCGAATGGAGATTATCGCCAAGACTTATGCGATTCCTCCTGATGTTATTCGAGATAAGTTGCTTTTCTTTGGCAAGAAAGGGGATGTTCGTTCTTCTGGCGATATAAATGATGACAAGCTTAAGCATCCTCTGGAAAGAATTCATGGTCAGACCAATTTCGATATTTTAATACTTGATCCATTGATCAGCTTTCATGATCAGGATGAAAATTCTAACGACGCGATGCGACGTTTTCTGGATAAATTCTTCGACTTTTGTGACAATCTAAAAGTAACGCCGTTGATGATCCATCACCATGGAAAGTTTCGTGCAGAAAAAGGAATCGGTGGTGGTCGTGGTGCCAGTGCTATTGGCGACTGGTCTGCTAACACCTGGGAATTGGAATTTGTTGAAGAAAGAAAAGATAAGGACGGTAATCTTAAACATGTAGCGCATTATCTTTTTACACAAAAAAAAGCAAGGAGCTACGAATCAAACTTAAAGATGATGTTGCAAATGAAGGATCTGAGATTTTATCCAATGGGATCATCTCCTGCTGTTGGGAAAACTGCGAGAATGGATGGGAAGATGGCAATCGTTGTCGACGCGTTGCAGGCTCTTGGTGGCACAGCTTCAACCCAGAAGCAATTGAAAGATACTATCATTGAAATATATAAGAAAAAGAAGCCAAATGACATTCCTTCTGAAGGCACTGCTGGAAATGACATCAAACGCGCCGTTAAAGAAGGTGTCATCAAAGAAGTTACTGGTCCATCAGGCTCTAAGACCTACACATTTTGA
- a CDS encoding tyrosine-type recombinase/integrase, whose protein sequence is MKVEPITNAKDIKSIKKLLADQPRNRLLFILGINAGLRVQDLLNLRVGDIKHAKVGDRVVLREKKTQKENVFMINKDIKDALEDYLKTVDAKDEHFLFKSRKGSNAPLTTYAVTMYVQQWCDAINLPGNYGAHTLRKTWCYHQRKTYGTSWEVIAKRLNHSSPSITRRYIGVKEEEVEEILMKSI, encoded by the coding sequence ATGAAGGTCGAACCCATAACTAATGCGAAGGACATCAAGAGCATTAAAAAGCTCTTGGCAGATCAACCTCGTAACAGGTTGCTCTTCATTCTCGGCATCAACGCTGGCCTTCGTGTTCAAGATTTATTGAACCTGAGGGTCGGCGACATAAAACACGCCAAAGTTGGTGACCGGGTAGTTTTGCGTGAAAAGAAGACGCAAAAAGAAAACGTTTTCATGATAAACAAAGACATCAAGGATGCTCTTGAAGACTATCTGAAGACTGTTGATGCAAAGGACGAGCATTTCCTATTTAAAAGTAGAAAAGGCTCAAATGCACCATTAACGACATACGCCGTGACAATGTATGTGCAGCAATGGTGCGATGCAATCAACCTCCCGGGAAATTACGGAGCACACACGTTAAGAAAAACTTGGTGTTATCACCAGCGAAAAACCTACGGAACTTCATGGGAGGTCATAGCTAAAAGACTTAACCACAGCAGCCCCAGTATCACAAGACGATACATCGGAGTGAAGGAAGAAGAAGTCGAAGAAATTTTGATGAAATCGATCTAG
- a CDS encoding tyrosine-type recombinase/integrase, protein MGVYQRDSRWMVYWHFNGKRHDKSFGRGELAQAKAEKFDQAVRDALEQGLPVPDPESVTASVQVPVPAAGQLDPPATAPIQSFNQVTGRVPGGMLLSELGSKYLAHMKASGRTEKHIRNIEHLVNHVFIPVLGDKPVDSLTYQEDMIPFILHFQGVSSRTGKVRSQYTVNKYCDYLSFIFNFGIDNGFTSVNPLKIWKKPKVQPWDMKLTLDDAKKIMVNAEPHLKWAMEVCFNLGTRPGESELLSLKWEDIDFKASTVRIYASKTKTYRTVPINPEFLKRLEKEQAESQTEYVIEYMGRNLTTIRKAFKNACKRAGITYQTRMYDLRHLFATTLLRKGADLAAVSKMMGHSTVKMTADTYYHYMEGEKERAVNLLPALEVA, encoded by the coding sequence ATGGGCGTCTATCAACGTGATAGCCGATGGATGGTCTATTGGCATTTCAACGGCAAAAGACATGACAAATCGTTTGGTCGTGGTGAACTTGCTCAGGCAAAAGCTGAAAAGTTTGATCAGGCTGTTCGTGATGCACTCGAGCAGGGTTTACCGGTTCCTGATCCTGAGTCAGTGACAGCATCGGTTCAGGTTCCAGTACCAGCGGCCGGACAGTTGGACCCCCCAGCTACCGCCCCGATCCAGAGCTTTAACCAGGTCACTGGTCGAGTTCCTGGCGGGATGCTCCTGTCGGAGCTTGGATCGAAGTATCTGGCCCATATGAAGGCATCAGGCCGGACGGAGAAGCACATTCGGAACATCGAGCACTTGGTCAACCACGTGTTCATTCCGGTACTCGGCGACAAGCCAGTGGATTCTTTGACATACCAAGAAGATATGATTCCGTTCATCCTGCACTTTCAAGGAGTTAGCAGCAGAACGGGAAAGGTCCGGTCCCAGTACACGGTGAATAAGTACTGTGATTACTTGAGTTTCATCTTCAACTTCGGGATAGACAACGGATTTACCTCCGTCAATCCCCTGAAGATTTGGAAGAAACCCAAGGTCCAGCCCTGGGACATGAAACTCACCTTGGACGATGCGAAGAAGATCATGGTCAATGCCGAGCCTCATTTGAAGTGGGCAATGGAAGTTTGTTTCAACCTGGGTACTCGTCCTGGTGAATCTGAACTTCTTTCCCTCAAGTGGGAAGATATTGACTTCAAAGCCAGCACTGTTCGCATTTATGCAAGTAAAACCAAGACATACCGGACAGTTCCGATCAACCCTGAGTTCCTGAAACGTTTGGAGAAGGAGCAGGCAGAGTCCCAAACCGAATATGTCATCGAGTACATGGGCCGGAACCTGACTACCATTCGGAAAGCATTCAAAAACGCATGCAAACGGGCTGGCATCACCTACCAGACTCGTATGTACGATCTTCGGCACTTGTTTGCGACAACCTTACTTCGCAAAGGTGCTGACTTAGCTGCCGTTTCCAAGATGATGGGTCATTCTACAGTGAAGATGACGGCAGACACCTATTACCACTACATGGAAGGAGAAAAGGAAAGAGCAGTCAACCTGTTACCAGCATTAGAAGTGGCATAG
- a CDS encoding PAS domain-containing protein, producing MQNTNKTKEQLTLELQAARKLISELWDIETDRQLAEEALKESEQFLRSTLDCLSANIALLDNQGNILHVNKAWDDFARQNGLYPNDVSIGTNYLGICDNASGTHAEEAVHFAKGIRSVASGETDFFILEYPCDSPTKKRWFAGRVTPFPGESPRKVVVAHEDITERKIAEEEMRKSEIRFRRITDSALDAY from the coding sequence ATGCAAAATACAAACAAAACAAAAGAACAGCTTACACTAGAACTACAGGCCGCACGAAAATTAATTTCAGAACTTTGGGATATCGAAACTGATCGTCAGTTAGCTGAAGAAGCTCTAAAAGAATCGGAACAATTTCTAAGATCAACGTTGGACTGCCTTTCTGCTAATATTGCCTTGCTGGACAACCAAGGAAATATTTTACATGTTAATAAAGCATGGGATGATTTCGCTCGACAAAATGGCCTTTATCCAAATGATGTTTCAATAGGAACAAACTATTTGGGCATCTGTGATAACGCCTCTGGAACACATGCTGAAGAGGCAGTTCATTTCGCAAAAGGAATTAGAAGTGTTGCGAGTGGGGAGACAGATTTTTTTATACTTGAGTATCCGTGTGACTCACCAACGAAAAAGAGGTGGTTTGCAGGACGGGTCACTCCATTTCCCGGCGAAAGCCCCCGCAAAGTTGTCGTCGCCCATGAAGACATTACTGAACGGAAGATAGCCGAAGAAGAGATGCGTAAAAGTGAAATTCGTTTTCGACGCATAACAGATTCTGCACTAGATGCATATTGA
- a CDS encoding PAS domain S-box protein produces the protein MIDSQGKVSFWNPAAERLLGYSKDEASGQDLHSLIAPERYLDAYTKGFKKFHNTGQGDAIGKTIELSARIKDGREIPISLSLSSLHTADGWHAVGIIRDNSELRRLEKAKDDLERISRHNLKSPLTGIINIPELLMEDENLTVQQKNMLNLVIVSGRKMLLQINSSLDLYKIENGTYEFLPQDCDLLEIIKGVSELLGKGMGFNPNKVHIHENYTLNNTTGLSIYSDAGLLEIILINLIKNAVESSGHDDPIDISISYDCVKCNISISNSRPVPTEIRDKFFEKYATAGKPGGTGLGTYSAAIMTKAIGGTISMTTSDEIGTKVTVCIPKVPWS, from the coding sequence ATGATTGATTCTCAAGGAAAAGTATCTTTTTGGAATCCGGCTGCTGAACGCTTACTAGGCTACTCGAAAGATGAAGCCAGTGGCCAAGATTTACACTCACTTATTGCGCCGGAAAGATATCTCGATGCTTATACTAAAGGATTTAAGAAGTTTCACAACACTGGTCAAGGCGACGCAATTGGCAAGACTATAGAACTTTCCGCACGTATAAAAGACGGTCGGGAGATTCCTATTTCTTTGTCACTTTCTTCACTTCATACAGCCGACGGATGGCATGCTGTCGGAATTATTCGAGACAATTCTGAATTACGACGACTCGAAAAGGCAAAAGACGACTTAGAACGTATTTCTCGTCATAATTTAAAAAGTCCACTGACTGGCATTATAAATATTCCAGAACTTCTTATGGAGGATGAAAATTTAACAGTCCAACAGAAAAATATGCTTAACTTGGTTATTGTCTCTGGGCGGAAAATGCTACTACAGATAAATAGTTCGTTGGACTTATACAAGATTGAAAATGGCACATACGAGTTTCTTCCTCAGGACTGTGACCTACTTGAGATCATCAAAGGAGTATCTGAACTACTTGGCAAAGGAATGGGATTTAATCCCAACAAAGTGCACATTCATGAAAATTACACACTAAACAACACAACTGGACTTTCTATTTATTCAGACGCTGGACTATTAGAAATAATTTTGATCAACCTTATAAAAAATGCGGTGGAATCCAGTGGACACGATGATCCAATAGACATATCCATCTCGTACGATTGCGTTAAATGTAATATTTCAATTTCAAACAGCCGTCCAGTCCCTACTGAGATTCGAGATAAATTTTTTGAAAAATATGCAACGGCAGGAAAGCCTGGCGGAACTGGATTAGGAACTTATAGTGCAGCTATTATGACCAAAGCAATCGGAGGAACAATTTCCATGACAACATCCGATGAAATCGGAACAAAAGTCACTGTGTGTATTCCAAAAGTCCCATGGTCCTAG
- a CDS encoding chemotaxis protein CheW has protein sequence MKEPTDSCDDQYLTFTLEKGLYALSINHVREVLEYVTITRMPKTPDYICGVINLRGHAVPVVDLKVKLGLGQTEKTINTCIIITEVNFEGDQTVFGILSDSVREVYEMDTGQIEPPPKMGTAIRKDFIVGMGRSDEVFIIILDINKVFSSQELAIVLDAVENEQTAIAL, from the coding sequence ATGAAAGAACCAACAGATAGCTGCGATGACCAGTACTTAACTTTTACCCTAGAAAAAGGGTTATACGCCTTAAGTATCAATCACGTAAGAGAAGTTCTTGAGTATGTGACAATCACCAGAATGCCTAAGACACCGGACTATATCTGTGGTGTCATCAATTTAAGAGGTCACGCAGTCCCAGTAGTCGACCTCAAAGTAAAGCTCGGCCTTGGGCAAACCGAAAAAACCATCAATACGTGCATCATAATTACAGAAGTTAATTTTGAAGGCGACCAAACTGTTTTCGGCATTCTTTCTGATTCTGTACGAGAAGTGTACGAGATGGATACGGGACAAATCGAACCACCGCCAAAGATGGGCACTGCCATTCGAAAAGATTTTATTGTCGGGATGGGTCGGTCAGATGAAGTATTTATCATAATTTTGGACATCAACAAAGTTTTCAGCTCACAAGAGTTAGCGATCGTTCTTGATGCTGTGGAGAACGAACAAACTGCCATAGCTCTTTAA
- a CDS encoding HAMP domain-containing methyl-accepting chemotaxis protein, whose protein sequence is MRNLKLGMKIGIGFGILILIACSLGGMAIFNMTTVEHNAKRLSDEYVPEVAIANNVERSSFLTMYAWRGYSLSEETSFLDEGKKELNQVQKYLSDAKSHADKYTDLVKLRENVALAQGKVNEYSKLADQTVAQIQALDKDRKLLDTAAASYMKNSNDFLKSQEEALAKEIANGASGDKLKERTSKVSMINDVIDIGNETRILVWKAQALREPKILEGAMSNFPKIEDLLTKIKVITFAEANIRQLATTSESAQAYKSAMTGLVTNWNELQKINVKRTEIGQAVLSAAAQTSLAGMDQTSEISKEAVTSLGTASTTMVAGLSIALLLGIIVSVVLTKAITGPVQKGVQFAEAMSNGDFTKTLEIDQKDEIGILAASLNTMVVKLREVVAEIQSASENVASGSEELSASAQSMSQGATEQAASVEEISSSMEQMSSNIKQNAENAQQTQSIAVKAAQDAQEGGKAVISAVTAMKNIAEKISIIEEIARQTNLLALNAAIEAARAGEHGKGFAVVAAEVRKLAERSGSAASEISDLSTSSVRIAEQAGEMLTKMVPDIQRTADLVQEIAASSMEQNSGADQINKAITQLDQVVQQNASASEEMASTSEELSSQAEQLQSTIEFFQVGTTANRRRSIPKALPTGRSRVVHTARKQTSTAKIDLDMEDSDFEKF, encoded by the coding sequence ATGCGAAATCTTAAACTTGGAATGAAAATTGGCATTGGATTTGGCATCCTCATACTAATTGCATGCTCTCTTGGCGGTATGGCCATATTTAATATGACCACAGTTGAGCACAATGCAAAAAGATTATCAGACGAGTATGTCCCAGAAGTAGCTATTGCCAACAACGTTGAACGCTCTTCGTTTTTGACAATGTACGCATGGCGCGGATATAGTCTTTCAGAAGAAACTTCCTTTCTTGATGAAGGAAAAAAAGAACTCAATCAGGTTCAAAAGTATTTATCTGACGCAAAATCACATGCTGACAAGTATACTGATTTGGTCAAGCTACGAGAAAACGTGGCTTTAGCCCAAGGTAAAGTCAACGAGTATTCAAAATTAGCAGATCAGACAGTTGCTCAAATCCAAGCGTTAGATAAAGACCGAAAGCTTCTTGATACTGCGGCTGCTAGTTACATGAAAAATTCGAACGATTTTCTTAAAAGTCAAGAAGAAGCTCTCGCCAAAGAAATCGCTAACGGCGCATCTGGCGACAAGCTTAAGGAAAGAACTAGTAAAGTTTCTATGATCAATGACGTCATAGACATCGGAAATGAAACACGTATTTTGGTTTGGAAAGCTCAAGCACTTCGAGAACCTAAAATTCTTGAAGGAGCGATGAGTAACTTCCCAAAGATTGAAGATTTGCTGACAAAAATAAAAGTGATAACGTTTGCTGAAGCAAATATTAGGCAGCTAGCAACAACGAGTGAATCTGCACAAGCCTACAAATCTGCGATGACAGGTCTAGTTACAAATTGGAATGAATTACAAAAGATCAACGTTAAAAGGACAGAAATCGGCCAAGCAGTTTTAAGTGCTGCGGCTCAGACCTCACTTGCAGGTATGGATCAAACAAGTGAAATTTCGAAGGAAGCAGTCACAAGTCTTGGGACTGCCTCAACTACCATGGTTGCAGGACTTTCTATCGCTCTTCTCCTAGGTATTATCGTTTCAGTCGTTTTAACAAAAGCAATTACGGGACCAGTTCAAAAGGGTGTTCAGTTTGCCGAAGCCATGTCTAACGGAGATTTCACTAAAACCCTTGAAATAGATCAAAAAGACGAAATCGGTATTTTGGCAGCATCCCTTAACACTATGGTTGTAAAATTGCGTGAAGTTGTGGCTGAGATTCAATCTGCATCTGAGAATGTCGCTTCAGGTTCAGAAGAATTATCTGCTTCAGCTCAAAGCATGTCTCAAGGCGCAACAGAACAAGCGGCCAGCGTTGAGGAGATTTCTTCATCCATGGAGCAAATGTCCTCGAACATAAAACAAAATGCTGAGAATGCCCAGCAAACCCAGTCAATTGCAGTCAAAGCTGCACAAGACGCTCAAGAAGGTGGAAAAGCTGTCATTTCAGCTGTGACCGCCATGAAAAATATTGCTGAAAAAATTTCGATCATCGAAGAAATAGCACGGCAGACCAATCTGTTAGCCCTAAACGCCGCCATCGAAGCAGCTAGAGCAGGTGAACACGGTAAAGGATTCGCAGTCGTCGCCGCAGAAGTCAGGAAACTGGCCGAACGGAGTGGCAGTGCTGCATCCGAAATTTCTGACCTTTCGACCTCGAGTGTTCGAATTGCTGAGCAAGCTGGGGAAATGTTGACCAAGATGGTCCCAGACATCCAGCGGACAGCTGACCTTGTCCAGGAAATCGCTGCATCCAGTATGGAACAAAACTCTGGCGCAGACCAGATCAATAAAGCCATCACTCAACTTGATCAGGTTGTCCAACAGAACGCATCCGCTTCCGAGGAAATGGCTTCGACATCCGAAGAGCTATCAAGTCAAGCGGAACAACTCCAAAGCACTATTGAATTCTTCCAAGTTGGCACTACTGCTAACAGACGGCGTTCAATTCCTAAAGCGTTGCCTACCGGACGCTCACGCGTCGTTCACACTGCCAGAAAGCAAACATCTACCGCAAAGATTGATCTGGATATGGAAGATTCCGACTTCGAAAAATTCTAG
- a CDS encoding Tim44 domain-containing protein, with product MKKSLPLFPYQPMAGDSHTKALSLNAPAQATVMRWLSLPLLALALILLSIDLAEAKRLGGNKSFGSKDSYSKSYDKPTPPNTSASNMQSTPPQAKAPGGFLSKFGGMGGMVGGLLMGGLLGSLFFGGGFGGFGILEMLLLGVGGFLLFRFIRARRGAQAGGTTRMEQPAPGVHDRLAYAAGPAGDVAPNQESRSWGSLRTTAASSGGPNDTIAPVVMPAGLDEAEFLSGAKALYNRLQTSWDRRDLTDIRGFTSPEVYAEIAHQASEDPTPGKTDILMIEARVIEAGTEGTQTVISVLYDVLLRENQANDQPSQIREVWHISRDQSASKPEWILEGIQQLER from the coding sequence ATGAAAAAAAGTCTTCCCCTTTTCCCGTATCAGCCGATGGCTGGCGATTCCCACACCAAAGCACTCAGCCTCAATGCTCCTGCTCAGGCAACTGTCATGCGCTGGCTCAGCCTGCCGCTGCTTGCTCTGGCCTTAATCCTTCTGTCTATTGATCTCGCTGAAGCCAAGCGGCTCGGCGGAAACAAGTCCTTTGGCAGCAAGGATTCCTATTCCAAGAGCTACGATAAGCCCACTCCCCCGAATACGAGCGCATCGAACATGCAGTCAACGCCACCCCAGGCGAAGGCTCCTGGCGGGTTTCTCTCAAAATTTGGCGGAATGGGGGGAATGGTCGGTGGCCTGCTCATGGGTGGCCTGTTAGGGTCACTCTTTTTTGGCGGTGGCTTTGGCGGATTTGGAATCCTTGAAATGTTGCTCCTCGGCGTCGGCGGCTTCCTGCTCTTCCGATTCATCCGTGCCCGGCGTGGAGCGCAGGCGGGGGGAACCACCCGCATGGAGCAGCCCGCTCCCGGCGTACATGATCGCTTAGCCTATGCCGCTGGACCTGCTGGGGATGTCGCCCCGAATCAGGAGTCACGTTCCTGGGGCTCTCTGCGAACCACCGCAGCCTCCTCTGGTGGCCCAAACGATACCATAGCCCCTGTTGTCATGCCTGCTGGCCTGGACGAGGCCGAGTTCCTCTCCGGAGCCAAGGCTCTCTACAACCGCTTACAGACCTCCTGGGATCGTCGTGACCTCACCGACATCCGTGGGTTCACCAGCCCCGAAGTCTATGCCGAAATCGCCCACCAAGCGAGTGAAGACCCTACACCCGGCAAAACCGACATACTCATGATCGAAGCTCGTGTCATCGAGGCCGGCACAGAAGGAACACAGACTGTGATCTCGGTACTTTATGATGTCCTGCTGCGCGAAAACCAAGCCAACGATCAGCCCTCTCAGATTCGTGAAGTCTGGCACATCAGTCGTGACCAGTCTGCCTCAAAGCCAGAATGGATTCTTGAAGGCATCCAACAGTTGGAGAGGTAG
- a CDS encoding zinc metalloprotease HtpX yields MTSQIKTVLLLGLLTSLMLLMGRALGGQTGLLIAIVFALVMNVGSYWFSDRIVLKMYHAQEVSPHDAPALHHMVEELSAKAGIPKPRIYVIPEEAPNAFATGRNPKHGVVAVTEGIMRLLSPAELRGVIAHEIGHIKNRDILVQSIAGVIGGVIVSVANMLQWGAIFGLGGGRDEEESGGGGGLASSLLMAFLAPIAAMLVQMAISRSREYLADDTGAQLAGDPKALARALEKLGMWSGRIPMHSGNQATAHMFIVTPFSGSTFSSLFSTHPPLEERIARLEAMPSNA; encoded by the coding sequence ATGACAAGCCAAATCAAAACTGTTCTTTTGCTCGGCTTACTCACCAGCCTCATGTTGCTCATGGGGCGAGCTTTGGGTGGGCAAACGGGCCTTCTCATAGCTATTGTGTTCGCCCTCGTCATGAACGTGGGAAGCTACTGGTTTTCCGACAGGATTGTCCTGAAAATGTACCATGCCCAAGAGGTCTCTCCTCATGACGCCCCAGCCCTACACCACATGGTCGAGGAGCTTTCAGCCAAGGCAGGCATTCCCAAACCACGGATATATGTTATCCCCGAGGAAGCACCCAACGCGTTTGCCACGGGGAGAAACCCAAAGCATGGCGTGGTTGCCGTGACCGAAGGCATCATGCGCCTGCTTTCCCCCGCAGAGCTTCGTGGTGTCATCGCGCATGAAATTGGTCACATCAAAAACAGAGACATCCTGGTACAAAGTATTGCTGGGGTCATTGGCGGGGTCATTGTCTCGGTGGCCAACATGCTCCAATGGGGAGCTATCTTCGGTCTGGGCGGAGGCAGAGATGAGGAAGAAAGCGGCGGTGGCGGCGGTCTTGCCAGTTCGCTGCTCATGGCCTTCCTTGCTCCTATCGCGGCCATGCTTGTTCAGATGGCCATATCCCGCTCACGTGAGTACCTCGCCGACGACACGGGTGCCCAATTGGCTGGCGATCCCAAGGCACTGGCCAGGGCCTTGGAAAAACTTGGAATGTGGTCAGGCCGAATTCCCATGCATTCTGGCAACCAGGCCACGGCACACATGTTTATCGTAACCCCTTTTAGCGGTTCCACATTTTCCTCACTTTTTAGTACACATCCGCCGCTGGAAGAACGCATCGCACGTCTGGAGGCCATGCCCTCCAACGCATGA